A part of Pectinatus sottacetonis genomic DNA contains:
- a CDS encoding class I SAM-dependent methyltransferase yields MQTVSNSIQVSHLLLQKTVKNASVIIDATCGNGNDTLFLAQNAPFAHIYAFDIQHTAIENTIAKTKEYENRINYICDSHINIKKYINNTFINAATFNLGYLPSGSHSITTDATTTINTVDCIKNLLAPNGVISILMYPGHNAGAKEYKQLFEHTRTFDNHIFTVGWYCLHNHTNAPALCWIEKQG; encoded by the coding sequence ATGCAGACAGTAAGTAATTCCATTCAAGTCAGCCATTTACTTTTACAAAAAACAGTGAAAAATGCCAGTGTAATAATCGATGCTACCTGCGGTAATGGTAATGACACATTATTTTTAGCTCAAAATGCTCCTTTTGCCCATATTTATGCCTTTGACATTCAGCATACAGCTATCGAAAACACCATAGCTAAAACAAAAGAATATGAGAATCGCATAAACTATATATGTGATTCTCATATAAATATAAAAAAATACATTAATAATACTTTTATCAATGCTGCGACATTCAACCTTGGCTATTTGCCCAGCGGTTCTCATTCTATAACTACGGATGCTACAACTACTATAAATACTGTTGACTGTATTAAAAATTTATTAGCCCCAAACGGCGTTATTTCCATCTTAATGTATCCAGGACATAACGCAGGTGCGAAAGAATACAAGCAGTTATTTGAACATACAAGGACTTTCGATAATCATATTTTTACAGTTGGCTGGTATTGTCTGCATAATCATACAAATGCTCCAGCATTATGCTGGATAGAAAAACAGGGGTGA
- a CDS encoding polyprenyl synthetase family protein, with the protein MHKINLVNELLPELYPENKALNHRLAESMNYSLSAGGKRLRPVMLMAAADAIGIDGEKFIRIACSVEFIHTYSLIHDDLPAMDNDDYRRGKLTNHKVYGEAMAILAGDALLTASFNIIAATPDIKSTLLVRVIKELSYAAGPDGMVGGQVIDLMSENTTITLNELRQLHSAKTGALFCAAIRIGAILAEATEEQLASLTNYAMEFGLAFQITDDILDVIGDNTKIGKPVGSDEKNHKSTYVSLLSLQKAQKAAQSAVDKAVEALKSFDSKADVLRTLAKQLLTRQN; encoded by the coding sequence ATGCATAAAATTAATTTAGTTAATGAGCTGCTGCCTGAATTATATCCAGAAAATAAAGCATTGAATCACCGGCTGGCTGAATCTATGAATTATAGTCTTTCTGCCGGAGGAAAAAGACTGCGCCCTGTAATGCTAATGGCTGCAGCAGATGCTATTGGTATCGATGGTGAAAAATTTATTCGCATAGCATGTTCTGTAGAATTCATTCATACCTATTCCCTCATACATGATGACCTGCCGGCAATGGATAATGACGATTATCGTCGCGGTAAGCTGACTAACCATAAAGTTTACGGTGAAGCAATGGCCATTCTTGCTGGTGATGCTCTTTTAACGGCATCTTTTAATATTATTGCGGCAACTCCTGATATAAAATCAACTCTTTTAGTTAGAGTTATTAAGGAACTCAGTTATGCAGCAGGTCCTGACGGTATGGTAGGCGGTCAAGTAATTGATCTTATGTCAGAAAATACTACAATTACCCTTAATGAATTGCGCCAGCTTCATTCTGCTAAAACAGGTGCTTTGTTTTGTGCCGCCATACGCATAGGTGCTATTTTAGCTGAAGCAACAGAAGAACAACTCGCATCTCTGACGAATTATGCCATGGAATTTGGCCTGGCTTTTCAAATAACTGATGATATTCTTGATGTTATAGGTGATAACACAAAAATTGGCAAACCAGTTGGCAGCGATGAAAAGAACCACAAATCAACCTATGTTTCTTTATTATCACTTCAAAAAGCCCAGAAAGCTGCTCAATCAGCAGTTGATAAAGCTGTGGAAGCACTAAAAAGTTTTGATAGTAAGGCCGATGTACTAAGGACATTAGCTAAACAACTCTTAACCAGACAAAATTAA
- a CDS encoding NUDIX domain-containing protein, translating into MYEDLIEKKISSTAVFTGNLLHVKKDTVELPNGSTAYREWIKHPGASAIIPYTASGDIIMVRQYRYPVQQVTLEIPAGKLDLNGENPLDCAKRELSEETGYKAEKYTKLLILATTVGFSNEYIHIYLAEKLTAGKMHPDEDEFINLVKIPLSKAVKMIYNGEIIDAKSISAILLVDKIKHAE; encoded by the coding sequence ATGTATGAAGACCTAATAGAAAAGAAAATTTCTTCTACTGCTGTTTTTACCGGCAATCTGCTTCATGTAAAAAAAGACACCGTAGAACTTCCAAACGGCAGTACAGCTTACCGGGAATGGATAAAACACCCAGGAGCATCGGCTATTATTCCTTATACTGCATCCGGAGATATTATAATGGTACGGCAATATCGCTACCCTGTGCAGCAGGTAACTTTAGAAATTCCTGCTGGAAAACTGGACTTAAACGGTGAAAATCCATTGGATTGTGCTAAACGGGAATTAAGTGAAGAAACAGGTTATAAGGCAGAAAAATACACTAAATTACTTATTCTAGCTACTACCGTAGGTTTTTCCAATGAGTATATTCATATTTATCTGGCAGAAAAATTAACTGCAGGAAAAATGCATCCTGATGAAGACGAGTTTATTAATTTAGTAAAAATTCCTTTGTCAAAAGCAGTTAAAATGATATATAATGGTGAGATAATAGATGCTAAATCAATATCGGCTATTTTACTGGTCGACAAAATAAAACACGCTGAGTAA
- the recN gene encoding DNA repair protein RecN, protein MLKTLTVWNLALIKHIQINFDNGLNIITGETGAGKSLLLGALSLLMGQRSNTDSIRNGDNYLRIEAVFSIKKDIIHHFLEKNAILDESNEIIIVRQINKNGKNIIQVNGCQITLSILKTLSELLIDIHGQNENQSLLRPEAQLDIVDHSIPNFKQYFQKYCSAYHEYNKIKNILTQKQASSKSYNDRLDMLQWQNNEIESIAIKPDEDIELEKKIKKLSNHEKIADLVQATYDLLSNNTNESTIMSSLSIVQKNLAALTKYDKHFDNTKKVIDDICIQLQESSYDIRDYIENIDYNPAELNSLLHRSDDIERLCRKYGPNIEDVLNYQQKVKHELDQIENYDIIINDLQRELAQKEELLQTAAARLKKARKTTAENLAAAIKEQLTALGMPDAQFIIKINDIHEYMSSGTETAQIMFCANLGETVKPLQKVVSGGELSRIALAIKTVTAVNDDIEVMVFDEIDTGIGGKTAQMVAERIARIASFKQVLCITHLPQIACMADVHFYINKYTEKTHTITKIKKLSSGEQLNEIARMASGSDITSASLDNAMEMLNNAKIKKGRLKS, encoded by the coding sequence ATGCTAAAAACTTTAACTGTATGGAATCTTGCTCTTATTAAACATATTCAAATAAATTTTGATAATGGACTTAATATTATTACTGGAGAAACAGGCGCCGGTAAATCTCTTCTGCTGGGTGCTTTAAGTCTTTTAATGGGGCAGAGATCCAATACTGATTCTATACGAAACGGCGATAACTATTTACGTATTGAAGCTGTATTCAGTATAAAAAAAGATATTATACACCATTTTTTAGAAAAAAATGCCATTCTCGATGAATCCAATGAAATTATAATAGTCCGGCAAATTAATAAAAACGGAAAAAATATCATCCAAGTAAATGGTTGTCAAATTACTTTATCAATATTAAAAACCCTAAGCGAACTTTTAATTGATATTCATGGGCAGAATGAAAATCAGTCTCTGCTCAGACCAGAGGCTCAACTTGATATCGTAGATCATTCTATTCCTAATTTTAAACAGTATTTTCAAAAATATTGTTCTGCCTATCATGAATATAATAAAATAAAAAATATTCTAACCCAAAAACAAGCATCATCTAAAAGTTATAATGACCGGCTTGACATGCTGCAATGGCAGAATAATGAAATAGAATCGATTGCTATAAAACCAGATGAAGACATTGAACTTGAGAAAAAAATAAAAAAACTTTCCAACCACGAAAAAATAGCTGATCTAGTACAAGCCACTTATGACTTGTTATCAAACAATACAAATGAATCTACTATCATGAGCTCATTATCCATAGTACAAAAAAATCTTGCCGCATTAACAAAGTATGACAAGCATTTTGATAATACAAAAAAAGTCATTGATGATATTTGCATTCAATTACAGGAATCCTCATATGATATCCGTGATTATATTGAAAATATTGATTACAATCCTGCTGAACTCAATTCACTATTGCATCGTAGTGATGACATTGAACGTTTATGCCGTAAATACGGGCCCAACATTGAAGATGTTTTAAATTACCAACAAAAAGTCAAGCATGAACTTGATCAAATAGAAAATTATGATATTATAATAAACGATTTACAAAGAGAGTTAGCACAAAAAGAAGAATTACTGCAAACTGCTGCAGCCCGTCTGAAAAAAGCTCGCAAAACAACAGCTGAAAATCTTGCTGCTGCTATAAAAGAACAGCTTACTGCACTAGGAATGCCCGATGCACAATTCATCATAAAAATAAATGATATACACGAATATATGTCCTCAGGAACTGAAACGGCACAGATAATGTTCTGTGCTAACCTTGGTGAAACAGTAAAACCCTTACAGAAAGTTGTTTCAGGCGGTGAATTATCGCGTATAGCTCTTGCTATAAAAACTGTCACAGCGGTCAACGATGACATAGAAGTAATGGTATTTGATGAAATTGATACTGGAATCGGTGGTAAAACAGCACAGATGGTCGCTGAACGCATAGCACGTATAGCTTCCTTCAAACAAGTCTTATGCATCACCCATCTACCGCAGATAGCCTGTATGGCTGATGTGCATTTTTATATTAATAAATACACCGAAAAAACCCATACAATAACTAAAATCAAAAAACTTTCTTCCGGCGAACAGCTTAATGAAATTGCCCGCATGGCTTCAGGCAGCGACATTACATCTGCATCACTTGATAATGCTATGGAAATGCTCAATAATGCAAAAATAAAAAAGGGCAGGCTGAAGTCCTGA
- the xseB gene encoding exodeoxyribonuclease VII small subunit produces MPRKKQSFESSINKLENIVKDLEQGDMPLDTILKEYKEGINLINFCRSELGRADKTVCDLSEIDSTGTQIPLSIELKGNTKNE; encoded by the coding sequence ATGCCAAGAAAAAAACAATCATTTGAATCTTCTATAAACAAATTAGAAAACATCGTAAAAGATCTGGAGCAAGGAGATATGCCTCTAGACACTATATTAAAAGAATACAAAGAAGGCATTAACCTCATTAATTTCTGCCGCAGTGAATTAGGCAGGGCAGATAAAACTGTTTGCGACTTGTCGGAAATAGATTCTACAGGAACACAGATTCCTCTATCTATTGAACTGAAAGGAAATACAAAAAATGAATAG
- the argR gene encoding arginine repressor, whose product MKSLRHEKIKSIIENSIIETQEDLAEALRNHHILVTQATVSRDIKEMMLIKIPTDDGRYRYACPSDKKFFFSKNRMERVFHDSVINIAFSENIIVVKTLPGTANAVASTLDYAKWPEIIGTVAGDDNILVVIKPISAVEKIVKKLEKFMP is encoded by the coding sequence ATGAAATCATTACGACATGAAAAAATTAAAAGTATCATCGAAAATTCCATAATTGAAACACAGGAAGATTTAGCAGAAGCACTGCGCAATCATCATATCTTAGTAACGCAGGCGACTGTATCACGTGATATCAAAGAAATGATGTTGATAAAAATTCCTACTGATGACGGACGTTATAGATATGCATGTCCCTCTGATAAAAAATTCTTTTTTTCTAAAAACCGCATGGAACGTGTTTTCCATGATAGTGTCATAAATATAGCTTTTAGTGAAAACATTATTGTAGTAAAGACACTTCCCGGAACAGCAAATGCTGTGGCTTCAACACTCGATTATGCTAAATGGCCGGAAATAATTGGTACAGTTGCTGGCGATGATAATATATTGGTAGTAATAAAACCTATTTCTGCCGTAGAAAAAATTGTTAAAAAACTGGAAAAATTTATGCCGTAA
- a CDS encoding site-2 protease family protein, which yields MFGFGPEMIFGIPGLIIALTIHEYAHARVATYCGDFTPRLQGRLTLNPLSHIDPWGLIALFFFRFGWAKPVMINPRNFRDMRRDEILVSLAGPASNIITAVIAGILCAFFYKFNYMPNWLYQVLFMIIIYNVNFAVFNMIPIPPLDGSRILMNILPYNLARQYIQIERYSLAVFIIFILLANTSILGNVLGFFTIPIINAIRIMIMLLISI from the coding sequence ATGTTTGGTTTTGGCCCTGAAATGATTTTTGGGATTCCGGGTCTCATTATTGCACTTACTATTCATGAATATGCACATGCCAGAGTAGCAACATATTGCGGCGATTTTACCCCCCGCCTTCAAGGACGGCTAACGCTTAACCCGTTGAGCCACATTGATCCATGGGGGTTAATAGCTCTATTCTTCTTTCGCTTTGGTTGGGCAAAACCAGTAATGATAAATCCACGCAATTTTCGTGACATGCGGCGTGATGAAATTTTAGTTTCATTAGCAGGCCCTGCTTCTAATATTATTACTGCCGTCATTGCGGGTATTTTATGTGCCTTTTTTTACAAATTTAATTATATGCCCAACTGGCTATACCAAGTTTTATTTATGATAATAATTTATAATGTTAACTTTGCGGTATTCAATATGATTCCCATACCACCACTCGACGGCTCTAGAATATTGATGAATATACTACCTTATAATTTAGCTAGACAGTATATACAGATTGAACGCTATAGCCTGGCAGTATTCATTATTTTTATCCTGCTTGCCAATACATCCATTCTTGGAAATGTTTTAGGCTTTTTTACTATACCAATAATAAATGCTATAAGAATAATGATTATGCTGTTGATTAGTATATAA
- a CDS encoding TlyA family RNA methyltransferase — MKKQRLDVVLVEKGLAVSRERAKTTIMAGLVLVNDQKIDKAGTLIDPALPIRILGDSIGYVSRGGLKLAKAVESFALVLQNKVCIDIGASTGGFTDCALKNGAKKVFAIDVGYGQLAWALRTDKRVINMERTNIRYVTPEDLGEYTDFISIDVAFISLEKVLPVAKTLLNSAGEIVALIKPQFEAGREHVGKKGVIKDPAIHKAVIRRIADFVNEINFTIADLTFSPVKGPEGNIEYLIYLKNSPPEKNSSLPDTVINLVVEEAHTALDKKQQ, encoded by the coding sequence ATGAAGAAACAACGATTGGATGTTGTATTAGTAGAAAAAGGCCTAGCTGTTAGCCGTGAACGTGCCAAAACAACAATTATGGCTGGACTTGTTTTGGTAAATGATCAAAAAATTGATAAAGCAGGTACACTTATAGATCCTGCTTTACCTATTCGCATTTTAGGTGATAGTATTGGCTATGTCAGCCGGGGTGGATTAAAATTAGCCAAGGCAGTTGAAAGCTTTGCACTTGTTTTACAGAATAAAGTATGTATAGATATAGGTGCTTCTACCGGTGGTTTTACAGACTGCGCCTTGAAAAATGGTGCCAAAAAAGTTTTTGCTATTGACGTTGGTTACGGACAACTGGCCTGGGCATTACGCACAGATAAAAGAGTCATCAATATGGAAAGAACAAATATTCGTTATGTCACTCCAGAAGATCTGGGGGAATATACTGACTTTATTTCCATTGACGTTGCCTTTATTTCTCTGGAAAAAGTACTTCCTGTTGCTAAAACATTATTAAACAGTGCTGGAGAAATAGTTGCTCTTATAAAACCTCAGTTTGAAGCTGGCAGGGAACATGTTGGGAAAAAAGGCGTTATAAAAGATCCTGCTATTCATAAGGCTGTAATACGGCGTATTGCCGATTTTGTGAATGAAATCAATTTTACTATTGCCGATTTAACTTTTTCCCCTGTGAAAGGTCCGGAAGGTAACATTGAATATTTGATTTACTTAAAAAATAGTCCCCCTGAAAAAAATTCATCCCTGCCCGATACAGTTATAAATTTGGTTGTTGAAGAAGCACATACTGCTTTGGATAAAAAGCAGCAATAA
- the dxs gene encoding 1-deoxy-D-xylulose-5-phosphate synthase — protein sequence MAILENLDYPADLKLLLPNQLLQLASEIRSIIIKTVAKNGGHLASSLGAVELTIALYRVFNFPDDKLIWDVGHQAYAHKILSGRKDKFSTLRKKDGITGFPKRAESKYDAFGVGHASTSISAALGMAAARDIDNASYNVISVIGDGALTGGESFEALNNTGALKKNMLIILNDNEMSISKNVGALSSYLSQIRTAPEYTRAKKDIGRLLSRLPKVGHTVYKTAELLKDSVKKAFIAGSLFEELGLSYIGPIDGNNLSSLINVLQRIKNMNGPVLLHIITKKGKGYLPAEKEPAKFHGVGPFNIETGQLLKKASVIPTYTQIFSDTLLHLAAKNKDIVAITAAMPGGTGLTPFAQKYPDRFFDVGIAEEHALTMAAGLAAAGKKPVVALYSTFAQRGYDQIVHDICLQNLPVVICLDRAGIVGEDGPTHHGVFDFSFLRHIPNITIAAPKDENELRSLLVFACDYNKPVVLRYPRGQAQGCPLNNPIASLAIGKGELIKADGENLIIAVGSMVYPAVAAARILATDKINCSVLNARFIKPLDENLIESAVKNKKHIITIEENALAGGFGSAILEFLAIKSIPFNNVTCMGIPDKFIPQGSRSELLSDNNLTAAGIASTIKNLYK from the coding sequence GTGGCTATTTTAGAAAATCTCGATTATCCTGCTGATTTAAAATTATTATTACCAAATCAGCTATTACAACTAGCTTCCGAGATTCGCAGTATCATAATAAAGACCGTTGCTAAAAACGGTGGACATCTAGCTTCTAGCTTAGGTGCTGTAGAGCTAACTATTGCCCTTTATCGTGTATTTAATTTTCCTGATGATAAGCTTATATGGGATGTAGGCCATCAAGCTTATGCTCATAAAATTTTATCAGGCCGAAAAGATAAATTTTCTACATTACGAAAAAAGGACGGTATAACGGGCTTTCCCAAGCGTGCTGAAAGTAAATATGATGCCTTTGGTGTCGGGCATGCCAGTACCTCTATCTCTGCCGCATTGGGCATGGCTGCTGCCAGAGATATAGACAATGCTTCTTATAATGTGATTTCTGTAATAGGTGATGGTGCTTTAACAGGTGGTGAATCATTTGAAGCCTTGAACAATACCGGTGCATTGAAAAAAAATATGCTTATTATATTAAATGATAATGAAATGTCTATATCTAAAAATGTAGGTGCCTTATCTTCATATCTTTCCCAGATTCGTACGGCACCAGAATATACCAGAGCAAAAAAAGACATAGGTCGTTTATTATCCCGTCTGCCCAAAGTAGGCCATACTGTATATAAAACAGCTGAATTATTAAAAGACAGTGTTAAGAAGGCTTTTATTGCTGGCAGTTTATTTGAAGAATTAGGATTATCTTATATAGGTCCCATAGATGGCAATAACCTTTCCAGTTTAATAAATGTACTACAAAGAATAAAAAATATGAACGGACCTGTGCTGCTGCATATAATTACTAAAAAAGGAAAAGGGTACCTGCCCGCTGAAAAAGAACCAGCAAAATTTCATGGAGTAGGTCCTTTTAATATAGAAACAGGGCAATTATTAAAAAAAGCATCTGTTATTCCAACTTATACACAGATATTTAGTGATACCTTATTGCATTTAGCAGCTAAAAATAAAGATATTGTTGCCATTACAGCTGCCATGCCCGGTGGTACAGGGCTGACTCCATTTGCCCAAAAATATCCTGATCGTTTTTTTGATGTTGGCATAGCAGAAGAACATGCTTTAACTATGGCGGCAGGATTAGCTGCCGCCGGCAAAAAACCTGTAGTAGCTCTCTATTCCACTTTTGCCCAGCGTGGTTATGACCAAATAGTGCATGATATCTGCCTGCAAAACCTTCCCGTTGTGATCTGTCTTGACCGCGCCGGAATCGTAGGAGAAGACGGTCCCACGCATCACGGTGTATTTGATTTTTCCTTTTTAAGACACATTCCTAATATTACAATAGCTGCGCCTAAAGATGAAAATGAACTGCGTAGTCTATTAGTTTTCGCCTGCGATTATAATAAACCTGTCGTTCTGCGCTATCCTCGTGGTCAAGCACAAGGCTGCCCATTAAATAACCCCATAGCCAGTCTTGCCATAGGTAAAGGTGAATTGATAAAAGCTGATGGAGAAAATTTGATAATTGCTGTAGGAAGCATGGTATATCCTGCAGTTGCAGCAGCCAGAATATTAGCGACCGATAAAATAAACTGCAGTGTGTTAAATGCACGTTTCATCAAACCACTCGACGAAAATTTAATAGAATCAGCGGTAAAAAATAAAAAACATATAATTACTATAGAAGAAAATGCATTGGCAGGTGGATTTGGTTCCGCTATATTGGAATTTTTAGCCATAAAAAGTATCCCCTTCAATAATGTAACCTGTATGGGAATTCCTGATAAATTCATTCCACAGGGCTCGCGCAGTGAATTATTATCCGATAATAATCTGACTGCAGCCGGAATAGCAAGCACTATTAAAAATCTTTATAAATAA
- a CDS encoding NAD(+)/NADH kinase — MKIGIFPNYKKKDSKVILDKVMTFFSHKKAAKIILPMDMAKKFHYENFGMENILEADLDLGISIGGDGTLLGICRLLAPHNIPVCGINIGNLGFLADIETSELENKLTKILCGKYNIEQRLMLAGYIKKRGKITLAGYAVNDVVLTSAGVARMVGLELELDAYKVADYRADGLIVSTATGSTAYSLSAGGPIINPKVKVLLVTPICPHTFYVRPMIINETEKINIKIKDTSQKVILTFDGQDVYPIDQDEQVLICKAPFFAKIIKFDDKNYYKILLNKLVWSNSNADSK; from the coding sequence ATGAAAATAGGAATATTTCCCAACTATAAAAAAAAAGACAGTAAAGTCATTTTAGATAAAGTTATGACATTTTTTTCACATAAAAAAGCTGCTAAAATTATTCTTCCTATGGATATGGCTAAAAAATTTCATTATGAAAATTTTGGCATGGAAAATATTTTAGAAGCTGATTTGGACCTGGGAATAAGTATTGGGGGAGACGGAACCTTACTGGGGATATGCCGATTACTCGCACCACATAATATTCCTGTCTGTGGCATCAACATAGGAAATCTAGGGTTTTTAGCTGATATAGAAACAAGCGAACTGGAAAACAAATTAACAAAAATATTATGTGGTAAATATAATATTGAACAACGCCTAATGCTTGCCGGATACATAAAAAAGAGAGGCAAGATTACTTTGGCTGGTTATGCTGTCAATGATGTAGTCTTAACTAGTGCTGGAGTTGCCCGCATGGTCGGACTTGAATTAGAGCTGGATGCTTATAAAGTAGCAGATTATCGAGCCGATGGCCTTATAGTTTCAACAGCCACCGGCTCAACCGCATACTCCTTATCTGCAGGCGGCCCCATAATAAATCCTAAAGTAAAAGTTCTTTTGGTCACACCAATATGTCCTCATACTTTTTATGTACGACCAATGATAATAAATGAAACTGAAAAAATAAATATAAAAATAAAAGATACCAGCCAAAAAGTAATTCTTACTTTTGATGGGCAGGATGTCTACCCTATTGATCAGGATGAACAAGTATTAATTTGCAAAGCTCCTTTTTTTGCTAAAATAATAAAATTTGATGATAAAAATTATTATAAAATTTTATTAAATAAATTAGTCTGGAGTAATTCAAATGCAGACAGTAAGTAA